In a single window of the Ignavibacteria bacterium genome:
- a CDS encoding ABC transporter ATP-binding protein, whose product MKRLIRYLKPYTKWVILAIVLTVGVALLSTIRPYLTKIAVDEYIVNKNSAGLRNIVLILLGTLIFQGILQYTMTYLTQWIGQKTIYDLRMELFEHIQKFSMSFFDKNPVGRLVTRLTNDIEVLNEMFSSGIVMVFADIFIIGGILFFMFSLSWQLTLIALSVVIPLIYATVIFRRKVRTAFRDVRFYLAKMNSFLQEHISGILVVKIFNKEKKTLDDFKKINYDHTRANKKSVFYYSVFFPVVELIGALSGALIIWYGGGEAIQGALTIGILISFIQYSEMFFRPIRDLSEKYNIMQTAMASSERIFRLLDRKAVISDPKHPLELAEYKGIIEFKKVWFAYVKEDYVLKDISFTINRGEKVAFVGATGAGKSSIMNLICRFYDSQKGEITVDGINIKDLRQEELRKNIGLVVQDIFLFSDSISNNISLNNNKIPEEKIKTAAAAIGIDNFINKLPLGYGQNVKERGVTLSQGERQLITFARALAYDPRILILDEATSSVDTHSEILIQRAIDKLMEGRTSIIIAHRLSTIQKCDKIIVMHKGEIRETGTHQQLLELGGIYSKLYQLQYKESFV is encoded by the coding sequence ATGAAAAGGCTTATCAGGTATCTTAAGCCTTATACAAAATGGGTTATCCTGGCAATTGTATTAACTGTAGGAGTAGCATTGTTAAGTACTATCAGGCCTTACCTGACAAAAATTGCCGTGGATGAATATATTGTAAACAAAAACTCAGCCGGCTTAAGAAATATAGTGTTAATACTGCTGGGTACATTGATCTTCCAGGGGATACTTCAATATACCATGACCTATTTAACGCAATGGATAGGGCAAAAAACCATTTATGATCTGAGAATGGAGCTGTTTGAACATATTCAGAAATTTTCTATGTCCTTTTTTGATAAGAATCCGGTTGGCAGGCTGGTTACTCGACTTACCAATGATATTGAGGTTCTGAACGAAATGTTCTCAAGCGGTATCGTAATGGTTTTTGCTGATATTTTTATTATAGGCGGTATTCTTTTCTTTATGTTCAGCTTAAGCTGGCAATTGACACTTATTGCTCTTTCGGTTGTTATTCCTTTAATTTATGCCACGGTTATTTTCCGCCGTAAAGTGCGGACTGCTTTCCGTGATGTCAGATTTTATCTTGCCAAAATGAACTCTTTTTTACAGGAACACATCAGCGGCATTCTTGTAGTTAAGATATTTAACAAAGAAAAAAAGACACTGGATGATTTTAAGAAAATAAACTATGATCATACAAGGGCTAATAAAAAGTCTGTTTTCTATTATTCGGTTTTTTTCCCGGTGGTTGAGCTTATTGGCGCTCTATCAGGTGCATTAATTATATGGTATGGCGGAGGTGAAGCTATTCAGGGAGCTTTGACCATTGGTATATTGATATCTTTTATTCAGTATTCAGAAATGTTCTTCAGGCCAATAAGGGATCTTTCGGAAAAATATAATATAATGCAGACCGCAATGGCAAGCAGTGAAAGGATTTTCAGGCTTCTTGACCGCAAAGCGGTTATCAGTGACCCTAAGCACCCGCTTGAGCTTGCAGAGTACAAAGGTATTATTGAATTTAAAAAAGTATGGTTTGCTTATGTTAAGGAAGATTATGTTCTGAAAGATATATCATTTACAATTAACAGGGGAGAAAAAGTTGCCTTTGTTGGAGCTACAGGTGCAGGAAAATCATCAATAATGAATCTGATATGCCGTTTTTACGATTCACAAAAAGGTGAAATTACTGTTGATGGTATCAATATAAAAGATTTAAGGCAGGAGGAACTTCGTAAAAATATCGGGCTGGTTGTACAGGATATTTTTCTCTTTTCAGATTCAATATCGAATAATATAAGCTTAAATAATAACAAAATTCCTGAAGAAAAGATAAAAACTGCTGCAGCAGCTATTGGGATAGATAACTTCATTAACAAACTACCCCTGGGTTACGGGCAGAATGTGAAAGAACGGGGAGTTACTCTTTCGCAGGGTGAAAGGCAGCTTATTACCTTCGCACGAGCACTGGCTTATGATCCCAGGATACTTATTCTTGATGAAGCTACATCAAGCGTTGATACCCATTCTGAAATTCTTATCCAGCGAGCCATAGATAAGCTTATGGAAGGAAGGACTTCTATTATTATTGCGCACAGGCTTTCAACTATTCAGAAATGTGATAAAATTATTGTAATGCATAAAGGTG
- a CDS encoding ABC transporter ATP-binding protein: MIHLRRLFPYLKRYRAKLAIGFIVITLSAIFTNLIPFVISKAIDQIKNHTEGTSLLNYALMTVGFAVISGIFLYLTRQMIIVVSREIENDLRNDFFGHILIQDQQYFHFHPTGDIMALATNDISAVRNFLGPGIMYTAETLINFTMAITLMLSFNTELTLIAVLPIPLISYVVYRIGKSINYKFERVQEQFSDLTTKAQENLSGIKVVKAYVREESETEGFRNMSLSYMKKNLELAKVQSFSYPIMFLLTGFSVIIVLYIGGNKIIEGTLTIGQLTAFIIYLGLLTWPIISLGWIINLTQRAEASMKRLVEVFNSKPFIDDPSADAFNGSENKINGAIEFKNVSFRYHENYPYVLKNINVKLNAGETIGIIGHTGSGKTTFVNLISRLFDVEEGEILVDGKNVKSYMLGDLRGAIGYVPQETFLFSDTIENNIAYAENNFDKDSVINAAKISQIYKDVDNFPKRFDTILGERGINLSGGQKQRTSIARAIAADPEILILDDAFSAVDTYTEEEILNGLKNVMKNRTTILISHRISTLKNSDRIIVLKEGTIAEEGTHDVLVKKDGIYADIYMKQLLEDELKDLE; this comes from the coding sequence ATGATACATCTCAGACGCCTTTTTCCATATCTAAAAAGATACAGAGCAAAGCTTGCAATAGGCTTTATTGTAATTACCTTAAGCGCAATTTTTACCAATCTTATTCCTTTTGTAATTTCCAAAGCTATTGACCAGATAAAAAATCATACTGAAGGTACTTCACTTCTTAATTATGCTTTAATGACAGTGGGCTTTGCGGTTATAAGCGGAATTTTCCTGTATTTAACCCGCCAGATGATAATTGTTGTATCCCGTGAAATAGAGAACGACCTCAGAAATGATTTCTTCGGACATATACTTATTCAGGACCAGCAATATTTCCACTTTCACCCAACGGGAGATATAATGGCACTTGCAACCAATGATATTTCTGCAGTCAGAAATTTTCTGGGTCCGGGAATAATGTATACTGCAGAAACACTGATTAACTTTACAATGGCAATAACTCTTATGCTATCTTTCAATACCGAGCTTACTCTTATTGCAGTATTACCAATTCCATTAATTTCATATGTAGTTTACAGGATAGGAAAAAGTATAAATTACAAATTTGAGCGCGTTCAGGAACAATTCTCTGATCTTACAACCAAAGCGCAGGAAAATCTATCAGGTATTAAAGTAGTTAAAGCATATGTAAGGGAAGAAAGTGAAACCGAAGGTTTCAGGAATATGTCGTTAAGTTACATGAAAAAAAATCTTGAGCTGGCAAAAGTTCAGTCATTTTCTTATCCTATTATGTTTTTGCTTACCGGATTTTCTGTCATTATAGTGCTTTATATTGGCGGAAATAAGATCATTGAAGGTACTTTAACTATCGGTCAATTGACTGCTTTTATTATATATCTCGGACTATTAACATGGCCTATTATATCATTAGGCTGGATAATTAATCTCACACAAAGGGCGGAAGCATCAATGAAGAGGCTGGTGGAAGTATTCAATAGTAAGCCTTTTATTGATGATCCATCAGCAGATGCATTTAATGGGAGCGAGAATAAAATCAACGGAGCAATAGAATTTAAAAATGTTAGTTTCAGGTATCATGAAAATTATCCGTATGTGCTTAAAAATATTAATGTAAAGCTTAATGCCGGTGAAACCATCGGAATAATTGGACATACAGGTTCAGGTAAAACAACATTTGTTAATTTGATATCCAGGCTCTTTGATGTAGAAGAAGGTGAAATTTTGGTTGACGGAAAAAATGTAAAGAGCTATATGCTTGGAGACCTGCGCGGAGCAATTGGTTATGTACCACAGGAAACCTTCCTTTTCAGTGATACCATTGAAAACAATATTGCTTACGCTGAAAATAATTTTGATAAAGATTCAGTTATAAATGCTGCCAAAATTTCACAGATATATAAAGATGTCGATAACTTTCCTAAAAGATTTGATACAATTCTTGGTGAAAGAGGGATCAATCTTTCAGGCGGTCAGAAACAAAGAACATCAATTGCCAGGGCAATTGCTGCGGATCCTGAAATACTTATTCTTGATGATGCTTTTTCAGCAGTTGATACTTATACTGAAGAAGAAATACTAAATGGCTTGAAGAATGTTATGAAGAACAGGACAACTATACTGATAAGCCACAGGATATCAACATTGAAAAATTCAGACCGGATAATAGTACTAAAAGAAGGTACAATTGCCGAAGAAGGAACACATGATGTCCTTGTGAAAAAAGACGGAATTTATGCTGATATTTATATGAAACAGCTTCTTGAAGATGAATTAAAGGATCTAGAATAA
- a CDS encoding aryl-sulfate sulfotransferase has translation MPKPFLVFTAIILFNFFTFASGTAGKSYLSYFDPVPNAKYVNKNTAIAIRPNALLNAGSILKPGAVTITGSINYNYSYTCVVSADKSTYIFKTLTGFADGEKIAVKFSSVIKDKSGKSIEPFEYSFYVTERPLIQSHFTGLENELSAELISKLENNIPSFTGSQDIPQINVIFSDNPSPGKILMSNIVFNVQIPNTPHLLILNNDASAVFSRQMSAQVFDFNRQPNGNFTYFSRNGGKYYELDTNYVRVDSFYTGNGYLTDIHELRVLPNRNALLMSYDKQIVDMSQIVQGGNPAAQVTGLIIQEIDVNKNVVFQWRSWDHIPITDATHEDFLAVEIDYIHGNALEADNDGNILLSSRHLDEITKINRLTGNIIWRLGGKQNQFSFPNDPGRFSHQHGIRRLLNGNIIMFDNGNYHTPSESRAVEYILDETNRIATKVWEYKNSPAIYGNAMGFAQRLENGNTLISWGSVNPTVTEVKPDGTRALVMNLPAGVFSYRVFKYNYDNNITGYEPESNKIPSQFSLRQNYPNPFNPSTTIEFDVPELTGVKIDVCNSLGQIVSTIINDRLKAGSYKAEFNASGLSSGIYFYRMLTENNSIIKKMVLIK, from the coding sequence ATGCCCAAACCGTTTTTAGTTTTTACTGCAATTATTCTCTTTAATTTTTTTACTTTTGCTTCAGGTACTGCCGGTAAAAGCTATTTAAGCTATTTTGACCCGGTTCCAAATGCAAAATATGTGAATAAAAATACTGCAATAGCAATTCGTCCGAATGCACTGTTAAACGCAGGCTCAATTTTAAAACCCGGCGCAGTAACAATTACAGGCAGTATAAATTACAACTATAGTTATACATGTGTGGTATCAGCAGATAAAAGTACATATATCTTTAAAACCTTAACCGGGTTTGCTGATGGGGAAAAGATAGCAGTAAAATTTTCATCTGTTATTAAAGATAAAAGCGGGAAAAGTATTGAACCATTTGAATATTCGTTTTACGTAACTGAAAGACCTCTCATTCAATCTCATTTCACAGGTTTGGAAAATGAATTAAGTGCGGAATTAATTTCAAAACTAGAAAACAATATACCTTCATTTACAGGTTCTCAAGATATACCTCAAATTAATGTAATTTTTTCCGATAATCCTTCACCCGGTAAAATTTTGATGTCGAATATAGTATTCAATGTTCAAATACCAAATACTCCTCATCTGTTAATACTTAATAACGATGCTTCCGCTGTTTTCTCCAGGCAAATGAGCGCACAGGTATTTGATTTCAACCGTCAGCCTAATGGTAATTTTACATATTTCAGCAGGAACGGGGGAAAGTATTATGAGCTTGATACTAACTATGTGCGTGTTGATAGCTTTTATACCGGTAATGGTTACCTGACAGATATACATGAATTGCGGGTACTTCCGAACCGGAATGCATTATTAATGAGTTATGATAAACAGATCGTGGATATGAGCCAGATCGTCCAGGGCGGGAATCCTGCAGCACAGGTTACAGGTTTAATAATTCAGGAAATTGATGTTAATAAAAATGTTGTATTTCAGTGGAGAAGCTGGGACCATATTCCCATAACAGATGCAACTCATGAAGATTTTCTGGCAGTTGAAATTGATTATATACATGGCAATGCATTAGAAGCAGACAATGACGGAAATATTTTGCTTTCATCGCGACATCTAGATGAAATCACAAAAATAAACAGGTTAACCGGCAATATTATCTGGAGACTTGGAGGAAAGCAGAATCAGTTCAGCTTCCCCAATGATCCGGGGAGATTTTCTCATCAGCATGGTATAAGGAGGCTTCTGAACGGGAATATAATAATGTTTGATAACGGTAATTATCATACTCCATCTGAATCCAGGGCTGTTGAGTATATCCTGGATGAAACTAACCGCATTGCAACAAAAGTATGGGAGTATAAAAATTCTCCTGCGATTTACGGAAATGCAATGGGCTTTGCCCAAAGACTTGAAAACGGTAATACTTTAATAAGCTGGGGATCAGTTAATCCTACTGTTACTGAAGTTAAACCGGATGGAACCAGAGCTCTTGTTATGAACCTTCCGGCAGGTGTCTTTTCATACAGGGTATTTAAATATAATTACGATAATAATATTACCGGGTATGAGCCGGAATCCAATAAGATTCCTTCTCAATTTTCTTTAAGGCAGAATTATCCAAATCCATTTAACCCGTCTACAACAATAGAATTTGATGTACCGGAATTAACAGGGGTAAAAATTGATGTATGTAACTCTCTGGGACAAATTGTTTCTACTATAATTAATGACAGGTTAAAAGCAGGCAGTTATAAAGCTGAATTTAATGCTTCAGGCTTATCAAGCGGAATTTATTTTTACAGAATGCTGACAGAAAATAATTCAATTATTAAAAAAATGGTATTAATTAAGTAA
- a CDS encoding T9SS type A sorting domain-containing protein: MKKLIYIFFFFSVLTCSAYSQYWVEQTSGVTVQLTSVSPITEMNIWVCGYSGTVLRTTNGGSNWLNVSGGGIPNTVSLVSIWGIDASTAITAGYVGSDTWIWRTSNAGANWVQVLSQPGGFINGIVFKRNQPLHGFAQGDPAGGRWSLFKTSNGGINWDSAGCYLPQAGTEAGWNNSIFIGTQAPYSFNTGLDSSIWFGTNNTRIYYSTNFGSTWISQSTAPEVNTYALAMIFFGGGEGLAGGTNLIRSSNYGANWSSQASLGTGNFSGFVMFPAPVDFYGYCWYTRNTTSIYRGMYGSSWAIEYTAPAGNYRHFTNVRNSGICFGVRSNGGITRCNYYFSGITQTGNSIPENYSLSQNYPNPFNPVTKIKFSIPVKGNVKLSVFDALGRVVNILVNQNLNYGTYEAEWNASDYPSGVYFYKLETEKYSETKKMALVK; the protein is encoded by the coding sequence GTGAAAAAATTAATTTACATATTTTTTTTCTTTTCGGTTTTAACGTGTTCAGCTTATTCCCAGTATTGGGTTGAGCAGACTTCAGGTGTTACAGTTCAGCTGACATCGGTATCACCGATAACAGAAATGAACATATGGGTCTGCGGTTACAGCGGAACCGTCCTTAGAACTACTAATGGGGGATCGAACTGGCTGAATGTAAGCGGCGGGGGAATCCCAAATACTGTTTCATTAGTAAGCATCTGGGGAATAGATGCGTCAACAGCTATAACGGCGGGTTATGTTGGCAGTGATACATGGATCTGGCGCACATCAAATGCCGGTGCAAACTGGGTACAGGTACTTTCCCAGCCCGGTGGTTTTATAAACGGTATAGTTTTTAAAAGAAATCAGCCGCTGCACGGATTTGCACAGGGAGATCCAGCTGGGGGAAGGTGGTCACTTTTTAAAACTTCAAATGGCGGTATAAACTGGGATTCTGCCGGCTGCTACCTGCCGCAGGCAGGTACTGAAGCAGGATGGAATAATTCAATTTTCATAGGCACACAGGCACCTTATTCCTTTAATACAGGTCTTGATAGTTCAATTTGGTTTGGAACAAATAATACAAGAATATATTATTCAACTAATTTTGGCTCAACCTGGATATCCCAATCAACAGCTCCGGAAGTTAATACATATGCGTTAGCAATGATTTTTTTTGGCGGTGGCGAAGGTTTGGCCGGCGGCACTAACCTTATAAGAAGTTCAAATTATGGCGCTAACTGGTCTTCGCAAGCATCGTTAGGTACAGGAAATTTTTCCGGCTTCGTAATGTTCCCGGCACCGGTTGATTTTTATGGTTATTGCTGGTATACCAGAAACACAACAAGTATATACAGAGGGATGTATGGTTCTTCTTGGGCAATTGAATATACAGCACCTGCTGGTAACTACAGGCATTTTACAAATGTAAGGAACAGCGGAATTTGTTTTGGCGTAAGATCAAACGGGGGCATTACCCGCTGCAATTATTACTTCTCAGGTATTACACAAACGGGCAATAGTATACCGGAAAATTATTCGCTTTCTCAAAATTATCCAAATCCATTCAATCCCGTTACAAAAATAAAGTTCAGTATTCCGGTTAAAGGTAACGTAAAATTATCTGTATTTGATGCTTTAGGCAGGGTAGTAAATATATTGGTAAATCAGAATTTAAACTACGGCACATATGAAGCCGAATGGAATGCTTCAGATTATCCAAGCGGTGTATATTTTTATAAACTTGAAACTGAAAAGTATTCAGAAACCAAAAAAATGGCTTTGGTAAAATAA
- a CDS encoding T9SS type A sorting domain-containing protein, with amino-acid sequence MKINKILILIFFANINSVYIISQINDAVSYFPLKPGNKWVYSFYSTQFGQSGRFSRQVTSTNIYNGHIYYSYGGYYQRIDSLTANRYYYSSSNGCQWSPFDRMGDSLSAALNDTIKYDCGANYKVCSDTNLRELFGTFRRTKNFRLGNNGIIFARNFGIMELYTQSGNIFYVEHLRGCIIDGVVYGDTSLVGLNQISSEVPENYSLSQNYPNPFNPLTYIDFRIADFGFVKLTVFDVIGKEVEILLNRDLQPGSYKVDWDASAYPSGVYYYKLETEDYSETKKMVLIK; translated from the coding sequence ATGAAAATTAACAAAATATTAATATTAATATTTTTTGCTAATATAAATAGCGTTTATATTATTTCACAAATTAATGATGCTGTATCATATTTCCCCCTTAAGCCCGGAAATAAGTGGGTTTATTCTTTTTACAGTACTCAGTTCGGGCAGTCAGGAAGATTCAGCAGACAGGTAACAAGTACGAATATTTACAATGGACATATTTATTATTCATATGGCGGATATTATCAGCGTATTGATTCTTTAACAGCTAACCGATATTACTATTCTAGCAGCAACGGATGCCAATGGTCACCTTTCGATAGAATGGGAGATTCACTTTCGGCAGCGCTGAATGATACAATAAAATATGACTGCGGTGCAAATTATAAAGTCTGCAGCGATACTAATTTAAGGGAACTTTTTGGAACATTTAGAAGAACAAAGAATTTCAGATTGGGAAATAACGGTATAATTTTTGCCAGAAATTTCGGTATCATGGAGCTTTACACGCAAAGCGGAAATATATTTTATGTTGAACACCTGCGGGGATGTATTATTGATGGCGTAGTTTATGGCGATACATCATTAGTGGGCTTAAATCAAATATCTTCAGAAGTACCCGAAAATTATTCACTTTCCCAAAACTATCCAAACCCGTTCAATCCGTTAACTTATATCGATTTTCGTATTGCTGATTTCGGTTTTGTGAAATTAACGGTTTTCGATGTGATTGGCAAGGAAGTTGAAATTTTGCTCAATCGTGATTTGCAGCCAGGATCATATAAAGTTGACTGGGATGCTTCAGCATACCCGAGCGGGGTTTATTATTATAAGCTGGAAACTGAAGATTATTCTGAAACAAAGAAAATGGTTCTAATAAAATAA
- a CDS encoding T9SS type A sorting domain-containing protein: protein MKKILLLIILIISSQLTFAQMFEQNSGVTVSLNCVSVFDLNNAWICGDNGTVLRTSNGGVNWLNVTGSGIPVNITLNHIFAVTPSLVLAAGYNATNTWVWRTTNSGANWQQVFSQANGFINAVSIKNDSTGFMMGDPVGGRWSIWKTSNNGAVWDSAGLGLPQAGTEAGYSNCMTYAQTRIWFGTNNTRIYYSSNNGANWTVQNSSPETDVTALWFDPNGNTTGYFGGNNIFKSTNYGVNWTGIGSLGSGLIVGMTGFPMWSGNVMYVRNASSSIYYGFGTGQWFVYYTAPAGSYNHIGVERNSGWPIVGYGVRSNGGITKFNVFVEGVNQTSGEVPEKFSLSQNYPNPFNPVTNFEFSITDYGLVKLSIYDAIGREIDVIINKQLQPGTYIANWDASAYPSGVYYYKLQEVTSQQSFFTETRKMVLVK, encoded by the coding sequence ATGAAGAAAATTTTACTTTTGATCATCTTGATCATATCTTCACAACTTACTTTTGCGCAAATGTTTGAACAGAATTCAGGTGTAACGGTAAGTCTGAATTGTGTATCAGTTTTTGATCTTAACAATGCCTGGATATGCGGTGATAACGGTACAGTACTTAGGACATCAAATGGCGGCGTCAATTGGCTTAATGTTACAGGAAGCGGTATTCCCGTGAATATTACCTTGAATCACATTTTTGCCGTAACGCCTTCGCTTGTATTAGCAGCAGGATACAATGCTACCAACACCTGGGTATGGCGTACAACAAATTCAGGTGCGAACTGGCAGCAGGTATTCAGCCAGGCTAATGGGTTTATAAATGCTGTAAGCATAAAAAATGACAGTACGGGTTTTATGATGGGTGATCCTGTTGGGGGAAGGTGGTCAATATGGAAAACAAGTAATAACGGTGCTGTTTGGGATTCAGCAGGTTTAGGGTTACCCCAAGCAGGCACGGAAGCGGGTTACTCAAATTGTATGACTTACGCGCAAACCAGAATTTGGTTTGGAACTAACAACACAAGGATATATTATTCTTCAAATAACGGAGCAAACTGGACGGTACAAAATTCTTCTCCTGAAACGGATGTCACAGCATTGTGGTTTGATCCGAACGGAAACACAACAGGATATTTTGGAGGTAATAATATTTTTAAAAGCACGAATTACGGGGTAAACTGGACAGGAATAGGTTCTCTTGGATCGGGTTTGATCGTTGGAATGACGGGTTTTCCTATGTGGTCAGGAAATGTAATGTATGTAAGGAATGCAAGCAGCTCAATTTATTATGGATTCGGCACGGGACAATGGTTTGTTTATTATACAGCGCCTGCGGGCTCATATAATCATATCGGGGTTGAAAGGAATTCCGGCTGGCCGATTGTGGGGTATGGGGTAAGGTCGAACGGAGGTATTACAAAGTTCAATGTATTCGTGGAAGGTGTAAACCAAACCAGCGGCGAAGTACCTGAAAAATTTTCTTTATCCCAAAATTATCCAAATCCGTTCAATCCGGTTACGAATTTCGAATTTAGTATAACAGATTACGGTTTGGTAAAATTATCAATTTATGACGCAATTGGCAGAGAAATAGATGTTATAATTAATAAACAGCTTCAGCCCGGCACGTATATCGCTAACTGGGACGCATCAGCCTATCCAAGCGGTGTGTATTATTATAAACTTCAGGAAGTGACTTCTCAACAAAGCTTCTTTACAGAAACAAGAAAAATGGTTTTAGTGAAATGA
- a CDS encoding T9SS type A sorting domain-containing protein, which produces MKTILLILFFNFSVIIAQDTSIVKYLPLKTGNVWIYNYSGSSGSGKIKMSVSGFIINNGHKYFNLDLNGTPCSCSFYSYSPFLVQLNNGIRIDSSNGNIYFNTAAGSCTWNPNEMLLDSLKMLPNIFTSNSCYFTSCQDTNIINMFGNNYRTKYVGQNVPTYFKFRRYAKYIGLVSSVMGCYAGSSCTYTLQGSIIDGVLYGDTSFPVGISVLSTETPEKFSLSQNYPNPFNPVTKIKFSVPLLRGVPEGRGVLTLLSIYDALGKEAAILVNQQLQPGTYEADWDASAYPSGVYYYKLKVETSQRDVFTETKKMVLIK; this is translated from the coding sequence ATGAAAACAATACTCTTAATACTATTTTTTAATTTTTCTGTAATTATTGCACAAGATACCAGTATTGTTAAATATCTGCCTCTTAAGACAGGTAATGTGTGGATATATAATTATTCCGGCTCCAGCGGCTCCGGTAAAATTAAAATGAGCGTATCAGGATTTATTATAAATAACGGACATAAATATTTTAACCTGGATTTAAACGGCACACCTTGTAGTTGCTCGTTCTATTCTTATTCACCATTTTTAGTTCAACTAAATAATGGAATCCGGATCGATAGTTCTAATGGAAATATTTATTTCAATACCGCTGCTGGTTCCTGTACATGGAATCCAAATGAGATGTTACTTGATTCTTTAAAAATGCTGCCAAATATATTCACTAGTAATTCATGTTATTTTACATCCTGCCAGGATACTAATATTATAAATATGTTCGGAAATAATTACAGAACCAAATATGTAGGTCAGAATGTACCAACATATTTTAAATTCAGAAGGTACGCTAAATATATTGGTTTAGTAAGTTCTGTAATGGGTTGTTATGCAGGCTCTAGCTGCACTTATACTTTGCAGGGATCTATAATTGATGGTGTTTTGTATGGTGATACATCGTTTCCTGTTGGTATAAGTGTGCTTAGTACAGAAACTCCTGAAAAATTTTCATTATCTCAAAATTATCCAAACCCGTTTAATCCGGTTACGAAAATAAAATTCAGTGTTCCCCTCTTGAGAGGGGTGCCCGAAGGGCGGGGTGTGTTAACACTTTTATCAATTTACGATGCCCTCGGTAAAGAAGCAGCAATCCTTGTAAATCAGCAGTTACAGCCAGGCACATATGAAGCCGATTGGGATGCTTCAGCATATCCGAGCGGCGTGTATTATTATAAGCTAAAGGTCGAGACGTCCCAGCGGGACGTCTTTACAGAAACTAAAAAAATGGTATTAATTAAATAA
- a CDS encoding T9SS type A sorting domain-containing protein, whose translation MKYLVIILLGFTLHGKSPEIYAHQESSIKAVIDSSIFNYYPLNVGNRWSWNLYRNYTPGSGYISALITGTQVIRNHLYYKMKIDSYIIYTNQYTSGYSFLRIDSLTGNFYSLYISGNDTSECLNDSLNTPVNDSAFTYCIGSTGGSWYTHTRGTYNFLNQTYISESFGWTNYFEAYGYHVYARGIGKVYSRSQGMMTYTEEVLKGCIINGQLYGDTTFPVGVIPVSTEIPEKFSLSQNYPNPFNPVTKIKFSIPQNETTHGAISTRLIVYDALGKELAILVNQQLQPGIYEAEWDASSYPSGVYYYKLKVEKTQRDVFTDSKKMVLIK comes from the coding sequence ATGAAATACCTTGTCATCATTTTACTCGGATTTACCCTACATGGCAAATCTCCGGAAATTTATGCGCATCAGGAAAGCAGCATTAAGGCTGTAATTGACAGCAGTATCTTTAACTATTATCCATTAAATGTTGGAAACCGCTGGTCATGGAACCTGTATCGTAACTACACTCCAGGATCAGGATATATATCAGCATTAATAACGGGTACCCAGGTAATCAGAAATCACCTGTATTATAAAATGAAAATCGATTCTTATATTATTTATACCAATCAATACACATCAGGATACAGTTTTTTAAGAATAGATTCATTAACAGGAAATTTCTATTCACTTTATATATCGGGTAATGATACTTCTGAGTGTTTGAATGACAGTCTGAATACACCTGTTAATGATTCTGCTTTTACGTATTGCATCGGCTCTACCGGGGGCTCATGGTACACACACACACGCGGTACGTACAATTTTTTAAATCAAACCTACATATCTGAAAGCTTCGGCTGGACAAATTATTTTGAAGCTTATGGATATCATGTTTATGCAAGAGGAATAGGTAAGGTCTATTCACGAAGCCAGGGAATGATGACATATACTGAAGAAGTTCTTAAGGGGTGTATAATTAACGGCCAATTATACGGCGATACAACTTTTCCTGTTGGTGTAATTCCCGTTAGCACAGAAATTCCTGAAAAATTTTCCTTATCCCAAAACTATCCAAACCCATTCAACCCGGTTACAAAAATTAAATTCAGTATACCGCAAAATGAAACGACCCACGGGGCCATCTCTACAAGACTGATTGTATATGATGCCCTCGGTAAAGAGTTAGCAATCCTTGTAAATCAGCAGTTACAGCCCGGCATTTACGAAGCAGAATGGGACGCATCATCATATCCCAGTGGTGTTTATTATTATAAGTTAAAGGTCGAGAAAACCCAGCGGGACGTCTTTACAGACTCTAAAAAAATGGTTTTAATAAAATAG